In one Cyclopterus lumpus isolate fCycLum1 chromosome 24, fCycLum1.pri, whole genome shotgun sequence genomic region, the following are encoded:
- the cx23 gene encoding gap junction epsilon-1 protein codes for MSLNYIKNFYEGCLRPPTVIGQFHTLFFGSVRMFFLGVLGFAVYGNEALHFSCDPDRRELNLYCYNQFRPITPQVFWALQLVTVLVPGAVFHLYAACKNIDPEEILERPLYTVFYIISVLLRIILEVIAFWLQSHLFGFQVHPLYMCEASALEKAFNVSRCMVPEHFEKTIFLSAMYTFTVITILLCVAEIFEILCRRLGYLNNQ; via the exons ATGTCTTTAAACTACATCAAAAACTTCTACGAAGGCTGC ctcAGGCCTCCTACCGTAATAGGCCAGTTCCACACCTTGTTCTTCGGCTCGGTGCGGATGTTCTTCTTGGGCGTTCTTGGCTTCGCTGTCTACGGAAATGAGGCGCTGCACTTCAGCTGTGACCCCGATCGCCGAGAACTCAACCtgtactgctacaaccagttcagacccataacccctcag GTCTTTTGGGCGTTACAACTGGTAACGGTGCTCGTACCGGGTGCGGTCTTTCACCTCTACGCAGCCTGTAAGAACATCGACCCGGAAGAGATCCTTGAACGGCCACTCTACACCGTATTCTACATCATTTCTGTTCTTCTACGCATCATTCTGGAAGTCATCGCCTTCTGGCTACAAAGCCACCTCTTTGGCTTCCAG GTCCACCCATTGTACATGTGTGAAGCCAGTGCTTTGGAAAAGGCCTTTAATGTGAGTCGGTGCATGGTGCCAGAACACTTTGAAAAGACCATCTTCCTCAGTGCCATGTACACCTTCACTGTGATCACCATACTCCTGTGTGTTGCTGAGATATTTGAGATACTCTGCCGACGTCTTGGTTATCTCAACAACCAATGA